Proteins from a genomic interval of Neorhodopirellula lusitana:
- a CDS encoding DUF6263 family protein — MLLHRSSGLVRLSIVLAATGFASFGTLAEHAATAADSQSVLVKSKPESSETYQLRHKLSANQKIRYEVTHVAKTKTRINGTEEIANVHTTSIRSWTVNDVKPSEMTFDHKIESVAMTQQNGEAEEIRWDSKTGDEPPGVFSVVASQIGTPLATVTINEKGDEIRREKHAGSASSLGMGSLTLSVPEEAVAVGTSWAVPSEIQARTEAGLVKTIKIRQVYTLKKVKAGVATIAVKSETLTPIDDESIKAQVVQQLSNGTIRFDVDNGYLLGKELNWDETVVGFQGAGSMMEYRARMTEELVNEDTVKSAKANDTPSRR; from the coding sequence GTGTTGCTTCACCGTTCGTCGGGCCTTGTTCGGCTTTCTATCGTTCTCGCCGCCACAGGTTTTGCCTCGTTCGGCACGCTTGCTGAGCATGCAGCCACCGCTGCAGATTCACAAAGCGTTTTGGTTAAGTCCAAGCCAGAGTCGAGTGAGACCTATCAATTGCGGCACAAATTGTCCGCCAATCAAAAAATTCGATATGAAGTGACTCATGTCGCGAAAACCAAGACTCGGATCAATGGCACGGAAGAAATTGCCAACGTGCATACGACCAGTATTCGGTCGTGGACGGTGAATGACGTGAAGCCCTCCGAGATGACCTTCGATCACAAGATCGAATCCGTTGCCATGACTCAACAGAACGGCGAAGCGGAAGAAATTCGCTGGGACAGCAAGACGGGTGACGAACCACCCGGAGTCTTTAGCGTTGTGGCCAGCCAAATCGGGACACCGTTGGCAACCGTGACGATCAACGAAAAAGGCGACGAAATCCGCCGCGAAAAGCACGCTGGATCGGCATCGTCGCTGGGCATGGGCTCGCTGACGTTGTCGGTGCCGGAGGAGGCTGTTGCGGTTGGCACGTCATGGGCAGTGCCGTCGGAAATCCAGGCTCGCACGGAAGCCGGGTTGGTTAAAACGATCAAGATCCGCCAGGTCTACACGCTCAAAAAGGTGAAGGCGGGGGTCGCGACGATCGCGGTGAAGAGCGAAACCCTGACACCGATCGATGATGAGTCCATCAAGGCACAAGTCGTTCAGCAACTAAGTAACGGCACGATTCGGTTCGATGTCGACAACGGTTACCTGCTGGGCAAAGAACTCAATTGGGACGAAACCGTGGTGGGCTTCCAGGGCGCCGGTAGCATGATGGAATACCGGGCTCGAATGACCGAAGAGTTGGTCAACGAAGACACCGTGAAGTCGGCCAAGGCGAACGACACGCCATCACGCCGTTAG
- a CDS encoding dihydrodipicolinate synthase family protein, translating to MSSRITGILTPNITPVDARGRLDEETLRQYVDWLIEKGVDGIYPNGSTGEFVRFSPEERQRVAQVVVDQTNGRVPVLAGAAEANADETIRACNAYGQMGVRAVAIVSPFYYRVSSESVYAFFAEIARHVDVDVTLYNIPLFASPIDVETVTRLASEYPRIVGIKDSSGDVPNMMRMMAKIRPMRDDFSFLTGWDSALAPMLIAGIDGGTNASSGVLPELTSAIFRSVQSDDVSEAISLQYELIEVFDQLMSLGEFPDGVRAGTKARGWDLGTGRAPKTAGQREAVAAGEAKIASTVQRVLDRLAG from the coding sequence ATGTCGAGTCGAATTACCGGTATCCTGACCCCCAATATCACACCGGTCGATGCGCGAGGCCGGTTGGATGAGGAAACGCTTCGGCAGTACGTTGACTGGCTAATTGAAAAGGGCGTCGACGGGATTTATCCCAACGGCAGCACGGGTGAGTTCGTGCGTTTCAGTCCTGAAGAGCGGCAGCGAGTCGCTCAAGTCGTTGTCGATCAAACCAATGGCAGAGTGCCTGTGTTGGCGGGCGCGGCGGAGGCCAATGCCGATGAGACCATTCGTGCGTGCAACGCGTACGGTCAGATGGGTGTGCGAGCCGTCGCAATTGTTTCCCCATTCTACTACCGCGTTAGCAGCGAGAGTGTTTATGCGTTCTTCGCTGAAATTGCGCGTCACGTGGACGTGGACGTCACTCTGTACAACATCCCACTGTTTGCTTCACCGATCGATGTCGAGACGGTGACTCGGTTGGCAAGTGAATACCCTCGGATTGTCGGCATCAAAGACAGTTCCGGCGATGTGCCAAACATGATGCGGATGATGGCGAAGATTCGTCCAATGCGGGACGACTTTTCCTTTTTGACAGGCTGGGATTCTGCACTGGCACCGATGCTGATCGCAGGCATCGATGGTGGTACGAATGCGAGCAGCGGCGTGCTTCCGGAACTCACCAGTGCGATTTTCCGCAGCGTGCAGTCAGACGATGTCTCTGAAGCGATATCGCTGCAGTATGAACTGATCGAAGTTTTCGATCAGCTGATGAGCCTGGGTGAGTTCCCCGACGGGGTTCGGGCTGGCACGAAAGCTCGGGGCTGGGACCTGGGAACCGGGCGGGCACCGAAAACGGCTGGGCAGCGGGAAGCCGTTGCAGCTGGCGAAGCCAAGATTGCCAGCACGGTGCAGCGGGTGCTGGACCGGTTAGCTGGCTGA
- a CDS encoding class I SAM-dependent methyltransferase, with product MTSPASDYFFDAYNREEIAYGMEPSAALQAYLEQLGGADGQVGDRPIGRAVDLGAGAGRDSIALAAAGYDVISVDLSDRGLARINERAAEHHVAERIRTNLCDVREFDFPENHFDAVIATTVLDHIPALDAQIVWQRMCDSLTDNGMLYVQVHTTEDPGSDVAPGNTRQVPVSETAGAVINYFRPNQLAAWAVAAESRLRILRYEERLEWDYTHGPEHQHGKAILLAVREGFHPDWFGQPAAFPKQS from the coding sequence GTGACCTCTCCAGCGAGTGACTATTTTTTTGACGCCTACAATCGGGAAGAGATTGCCTATGGGATGGAGCCCTCGGCTGCCCTGCAGGCGTATTTAGAACAACTCGGCGGGGCGGACGGTCAGGTTGGGGATCGGCCAATTGGGCGGGCCGTTGATCTGGGCGCGGGCGCGGGACGAGACTCGATCGCGCTGGCGGCGGCGGGTTACGACGTGATTTCGGTGGACTTGAGCGACCGTGGTTTGGCGCGGATCAATGAACGAGCCGCTGAGCACCATGTGGCGGAACGCATCAGAACCAATCTTTGCGATGTACGCGAGTTTGATTTTCCTGAAAATCACTTCGATGCCGTGATCGCGACCACGGTGCTCGACCACATTCCAGCGTTGGATGCCCAGATTGTTTGGCAACGGATGTGCGACAGCCTGACGGACAATGGAATGTTGTATGTGCAAGTTCACACGACCGAAGACCCCGGAAGCGATGTCGCACCGGGCAACACCCGGCAAGTGCCGGTTAGCGAGACTGCGGGCGCCGTGATCAACTATTTTCGTCCCAATCAGCTGGCTGCTTGGGCGGTCGCCGCGGAGTCTCGATTGAGGATTCTCCGGTATGAAGAACGACTCGAATGGGACTACACCCACGGGCCGGAGCACCAGCATGGCAAGGCCATCTTGTTAGCCGTCCGAGAGGGCTTTCATCCGGATTGGTTTGGCCAGCCGGCTGCGTTTCCGAAGCAAAGCTGA
- the ruvA gene encoding Holliday junction branch migration protein RuvA: MISAIAGTLVHVGETSVTIAAAPFDYEVYVGDFTRRQLQSKMNEEVRLHTLDYIEGNAQGGRLTPRLIGFLTLPERQFFDLFCSVDGVGVKKALRAMIRPVRELAVLIEEQDSKALSALPGVGPATSERIIAKLRRKMPRFALIVAGDDLSGGAPESSPVVEETYDALVTLGHSETDARHLIDEALQSGKKFKDTESLLTAIYQKSK; encoded by the coding sequence TTGATCAGTGCGATTGCAGGGACGCTTGTCCATGTTGGTGAAACTAGCGTGACCATTGCCGCTGCACCTTTTGACTACGAAGTCTATGTCGGCGATTTCACTCGTCGTCAGCTTCAATCCAAGATGAATGAAGAGGTCCGGTTACATACGCTGGACTACATCGAGGGCAATGCTCAGGGTGGCCGCTTGACGCCTCGCTTGATCGGATTTTTAACTTTACCCGAACGTCAGTTCTTTGATCTGTTTTGTAGTGTGGACGGTGTCGGAGTCAAAAAGGCTCTTCGCGCGATGATTCGCCCCGTGCGTGAACTTGCCGTGTTGATTGAAGAACAGGACAGCAAAGCTCTTTCGGCGTTGCCTGGTGTGGGCCCGGCCACCAGCGAGCGGATTATCGCGAAGCTGCGTCGTAAAATGCCTCGATTTGCTTTGATCGTGGCGGGTGATGATTTGTCCGGCGGGGCACCCGAAAGTTCGCCCGTCGTGGAAGAAACCTATGATGCACTGGTCACATTGGGCCATAGCGAGACCGATGCACGTCACCTGATCGATGAAGCGTTGCAGAGTGGGAAGAAGTTCAAGGACACCGAATCCCTGCTGACGGCGATCTATCAAAAGTCGAAATAG
- a CDS encoding thioredoxin family protein yields MIRAFQVPAMRSASLLPRFSVLVGYVLASLIGLVALTPGMIAHGEMPDFASPALELTSSQAATAEPIWYETLESGWAESKKSGRPMVIFITSEQCTYCDAMKRNTLCDPSVRKRLLGRFIPIRLRPDANNRVLSRVEVTAFPTTLVAESQGKVVAHRVGYQPVEKFHELLSEVAVAGATVPDVAGVIR; encoded by the coding sequence ATGATTCGTGCTTTCCAGGTCCCAGCGATGCGTTCGGCGTCGCTTCTTCCGCGTTTTTCGGTGTTGGTTGGTTACGTCTTGGCGAGCCTGATTGGGCTGGTCGCGTTGACCCCAGGCATGATCGCTCACGGCGAGATGCCCGATTTTGCTTCACCGGCACTCGAACTGACGTCCAGCCAGGCGGCGACCGCCGAGCCAATCTGGTACGAAACGCTGGAGTCCGGTTGGGCGGAATCCAAAAAAAGCGGCCGACCGATGGTGATATTCATCACCAGTGAGCAATGTACTTATTGTGACGCGATGAAACGCAATACTTTGTGTGATCCATCGGTTCGCAAACGCTTGCTAGGCAGGTTCATCCCGATTCGGTTGCGACCCGATGCAAACAATCGCGTGCTTTCACGAGTGGAAGTGACCGCTTTTCCAACGACTTTGGTGGCCGAGTCCCAAGGTAAGGTCGTGGCCCATCGAGTAGGCTATCAGCCGGTTGAAAAGTTTCACGAGTTACTGAGTGAAGTCGCTGTTGCTGGTGCTACGGTCCCCGATGTTGCTGGTGTGATTCGATAA